One genomic segment of Musa acuminata AAA Group cultivar baxijiao chromosome BXJ3-3, Cavendish_Baxijiao_AAA, whole genome shotgun sequence includes these proteins:
- the LOC135632785 gene encoding AP2/ERF and B3 domain-containing transcription repressor RAV2-like, with translation MNSAQVACGEIRKRASPLVAGAKSLQRVGSGGSDVIDPEMGVEAESRKLPPSQYKGVVPQPNGRWGAQIYEKHQRVWLGTFNREAEAARAYDVAVQRFRGRDAITNLRPLNDADNNDDAAELFFLGSHSKAEIVDMLRKHTYNEELQQSKRSFGADKKAATSPGDTKSPIGTQRQDLFDKAMTPSDVGKLNRLVIPKHHAEKHLPVMEAGGAASRGVLLSFEDSSGKVWRFRYSYWNSSQSYVLTKGWSRFVKEKGLEAGDVVTFQRSTGPGKQLFIDSKSPVQIFRLFGVNIVRTPVARSAACCGTGKRTRDQMELASSQDMVKKQCTESL, from the coding sequence ATGAACTCGGCGCAAGTTGCCTGCGGCGAGATTAGGAAGAGGGCTTCCCCGCTGGTGGCTGGTGCTAAGAGCTTGCAGCGAGTTGGTAGCGGCGGAAGCGACGTCATCGACCCGGAGATGGGTGTCGAGGCCGAGTCCCGGAAGCTGCCGCCCTCGCAGTACAAAGGCGTCGTCCCCCAGCCCAATGGCCGGTGGGGCGCGCAGATCTACGAGAAGCACCAGCGCGTCTGGCTCGGCACCTTCAACCGGGAGGCCGAGGCCGCGCGCGCCTACGACGTGGCCGTGCAGCGGTTCCGAGGCCGCGACGCCATCACCAACCTCAGGCCGCTGAACGATGCCGACAACAACGACGACGCGGCCGAGCTTTTCTTCCTTGGTTCTCATTCCAAGGCGGAGATCGTGGACATGCTCAGAAAGCACACCTACAACGAGGAGCTACAGCAGAGCAAGCGATCCTTCGGTGCCGACAAGAAGGCGGCTACTTCTCCCGGCGATACGAAGTCACCTATCGGAACCCAAAGGCAGGACCTCTTTGACAAGGCGATGACGCCCAGCGACGTCGGCAAGCTCAACCGATTAGTGATACCGAAGCATCACGCTGAGAAGCACCTCCCGGTGATGGAGGCCGGTGGCGCCGCCAGCAGGGGCGTGCTGCTAAGCTTCGAGGACTCAAGCGGGAAGGTATGGCGGTTCCGATACTCCTACTGGAACAGCAGCCAGAGCTACGTGCTGACCAAAGGTTGGAGTCGGTTCGTCAAGGAGAAGGGCCTCGAGGCCGGCGACGTGGTCACCTTCCAAAGGTCGACTGGCCCGGGGAAGCAGCTGTTCATCGATTCCAAGTCGCCCGTGCAGATCTTCAGGCTCTTCGGCGTCAACATTGTTAGGACTCCGGTGGCAAGGAGTGCCGCCTGTTGCGGAACTGGAAAGAGGACCAGAGATCAGATGGAGTTGGCATCATCACAAGATATGGTCAAGAAGCAATGCACAGAGTCTTTGTAG